In Zingiber officinale cultivar Zhangliang chromosome 8B, Zo_v1.1, whole genome shotgun sequence, a single genomic region encodes these proteins:
- the LOC122017230 gene encoding pentatricopeptide repeat-containing protein At1g05670, mitochondrial-like isoform X1: protein MLCRAAAESQRSIFPIVYRRLLSGRRHSPPIDSLTTSIRPFPEYSPKKPAIHDADLVRSVVTALKQRRLEPASEVLGHFATGFRPDHLIWSLPNLRSDPDLALALLDWFRSCRRPVPAEALAIGAHLSVVSADLSGARRLLRDGLLSYRNFVGRVIYTYKYWSSIPAVYDLLFRAIVDINRLDEARALFRHLVTYGIIVSSDSCNALLARLTLDHLQSTFAEFQELGLRWDSKSHNILIHSLCCAGKTQEAHEVLLGMKGNADASPDVITFSTLIQGYCNEGELPRAMELFEEMSNKGLAANAFTYNSIITLLCKDGKLVDAERMFVEMLHRGVAPDRDIYTTLINGYSKSGNLNAVYRLVEEMKKSQLVPDAMTYTSVIYGLARSGKMAEANKMLQEMINRGWNPDEVTYTALIDGYGKEGKIKDAFYLHNEMLRAGYVPNVVTYTALADGLCKHGEVEAANELLHEVSGKGLELNEFTYNSLIYGLCKVGNIEQAVQIMVDMEAAGLRPDAYPYTTLMDAYCKSGNMDQAHNLLREMLDRGIQPTIVTFNVLMNGFCTAGLLEDGRRLLEWMVKKSIMPNTTTYNSLMKQYSMEKNMKTVTEIYKEMCSGGIMPDENTYNILITGHSKARNMKEACYFHCEMVSKGFSLRATSYNAYIKGLVRKKKFTEARGLFKEMRSRGFVSDRDIYNIFIDINYNEQNVEMTLELCDEAMQKCFQESEL, encoded by the coding sequence ATGCTCTGCCGCGCCGCAGCTGAGAGCCAAAGGAGCATCTTCCCCATCGTATACCGCCGCCTGCTCTCCGGCCGACGTCACTCCCCGCCCATAGATTCCCTCACCACTTCCATCCGCCCATTTCCAGAATACTCCCCCAAGAAGCCTGCCATCCACGACGCTGACCTCGTACGCAGCGTCGTCACCGCCCTCAAGCAGCGCCGGTTGGAGCCTGCAAGCGAAGTCCTAGGTCATTTCGCCACCGGTTTTCGCCCCGACCACCTCATCTGGTCCCTCCCGAACCTCCGCTCCGACCCCGACCTCGCCCTCGCGCTCCTCGACTGGTTCCGCTCCTGCAGGCGCCCCGTCCCAGCCGAGGCCCTTGCCATCGGTGCCCACCTCTCCGTTGTCTCAGCTGACCTCTCTGGCGCACGCCGTTTGCTCCGCGACGGCCTACTCTCCTATCGTAATTTTGTTGGTCGGGTGATCTACACCTACAAGTACTGGTCCTCCATCCCCGCCGTCTATGATTTGCTCTTCCGTGCCATCGTTGATATCAATAGGCTCGACGAGGCACGCGCCTTGTTCCGCCACTTGGTCACTTACGGAATCATCGTGTCCTCTGATTCTTGTAATGCGTTGCTTGCTCGTCTGACGCTTGACCATTTGCAGAGTACATTTGCCGAGTTTCAGGAACTTggtcttcgatgggacagtaaGTCTCATAACATCCTAATTCACAGTCTCTGCTGCGCTGGAAAGACTCAAGAAGCTCATGAAGTCCTGCTTGGGATGAAAGGCAATGCGGATGCTTCACCTGACGTCATAACCTTTAGCACCCTCATTCAAGGATATTGTAACGAAGGGGAGCTTCCTAGGGCCATGGAGTTGTTCGAAGAAATGAGCAACAAGGGCTTAGCTGCCAATGCCTTTACATATAACAGTATAATCACTCTCTTATGCAAGGATGGTAAGTTAGTAGATGCAGAGAGGATGTTTGTGGAAATGTTGCACCGTGGCGTAGCACCAGATCGTGATATATATACTACTCTGATTAATGGCTACTCCAAAAGCGGTAATCTGAATGCAGTGTATCGGCTTGTTGAAGAAATGAAGAAAAGCCAACTGGTTCCCGATGCAATGACTTATACTTCAGTGATATATGGACTCGCTAGGAGTGGAAAGATGGCAGAAGCAAATAAAATGTTGCAAGAGATGATTAACAGAGGGTGGAATCCTGATGAAGTTACTTACACTGCATTGATTGATGGCTACGGCAAGGAAGGAAAGATCAAAGATGCCTTTTATCTCCACAATGAGATGCTTCGGGCAGGTTATGTTCCAAATGTAGTCACATACACTGCATTGGCAGATGGCCTTTGTAAACACGGGGAGGTAGAGGCCGCCAATGAACTCTTGCATGAGGTGTCTGGAAAAGGACTAGAGCTCAATGAATTCACCTACAATTCATTGATATATGGCCTTTGTAAAGTTGGTAATATAGAACAGGCAGTGCAGATCATGGTGGACATGGAAGCGGCAGGACTTCGGCCAGATGCTTACCCTTATACCACTCTCATGGACGCTTATTGCAAATCAGGCAACATGGATCAGGCCCACAACCTTCTTAGAGAGATGCTGGACAGAGGTATTCAACCTACTATTGTTACTTTTAATGTTTTGATGAATGGCTTTTGTACTGCTGGGTTGTTGGAGGACGGGAGGAGACTTTTGGAATGGATGGTCAAAAAAAGTATAATGCCAAACACGACAACCTACAACTCTCTTATGAAGCAATATTCCATGGAGAAAAATATGAAGACTGTGACAGAAATCTACAAAGAAATGTGTTCTGGTGGAATAATGCCTGATGAGAACACGTACAATATTTTGATCACTGGACATTCGAAAGCTCGAAACATGAAGGAAGCTTGTTATTTCCATTGCGAAATGGTTAGCAAGGGATTCAGTCTCAGAGCTACTTCTTATAATGCATATATCAAAGGGCTTGTTAGGAAGAAAAAGTTCACGGAAGCTAGGGGATTATTCAAAGAGATGAGATCAAGAGGTTTTGTTTCTGACAGAGATATCTACAATATTTTCATTGATATTAATTACAATGAGCAAAATGTGGAGATGACACTTGAACTTTGTGATGAGGCAATGCAAAAATGCTTTCAGGAATCTGAGCTTTGA
- the LOC122017230 gene encoding pentatricopeptide repeat-containing protein At1g05670, mitochondrial-like isoform X2 produces the protein MLCRAAAESQRSIFPIVYRRLLSGRRHSPPIDSLTTSIRPFPEYSPKKPAIHDADLVRSVVTALKQRRLEPASEVLGHFATGFRPDHLIWSLPNLRSDPDLALALLDWFRSCRRPVPAEALAIGAHLSVVSADLSGARRLLRDGLLSYRNFVGRVIYTYKYWSSIPAVYDLLFRAIVDINRLDEARALFRHLVTYGIIVSSDSCNALLARLTLDHLQSTFAEFQELGLRWDSKSHNILIHSLCCAGKTQEAHEVLLGMKGNADASPDVITFSTLIQGYCNEGELPRAMELFEEMSNKGLAANAFTYNSIITLLCKDGKLVDAERMFVEMLHRGVAPDRDIYTTLINGYSKSGNLNAVYRLVEEMKKSQLVPDAMTYTSVIYGLARSGKMAEANKMLQEMINRGWNPDEVTYTALIDGYGKEGKIKDAFYLHNEMLRAGYVPNVVTYTALADGLCKHGEVEAANELLHEVSGKGLELNEFTYNSLIYGLCKVGNIEQAVQIMVDMEAAGLRPDAYPYTTLMDAYCKSGNMDQAHNLLREMLDRGIQPTIVTFNVLMNGFCTAGLLEDGRRLLEWMVKKSIMPNTTTYNSLMKQYSMEKNMKTVTEIYKEMCSGGIMPDENTYNILITGHSKARNMKEACYFHCEMVSKGFSLRATSYNAYIKGLVRKKKFTEARGLFKEMRSRGI, from the exons ATGCTCTGCCGCGCCGCAGCTGAGAGCCAAAGGAGCATCTTCCCCATCGTATACCGCCGCCTGCTCTCCGGCCGACGTCACTCCCCGCCCATAGATTCCCTCACCACTTCCATCCGCCCATTTCCAGAATACTCCCCCAAGAAGCCTGCCATCCACGACGCTGACCTCGTACGCAGCGTCGTCACCGCCCTCAAGCAGCGCCGGTTGGAGCCTGCAAGCGAAGTCCTAGGTCATTTCGCCACCGGTTTTCGCCCCGACCACCTCATCTGGTCCCTCCCGAACCTCCGCTCCGACCCCGACCTCGCCCTCGCGCTCCTCGACTGGTTCCGCTCCTGCAGGCGCCCCGTCCCAGCCGAGGCCCTTGCCATCGGTGCCCACCTCTCCGTTGTCTCAGCTGACCTCTCTGGCGCACGCCGTTTGCTCCGCGACGGCCTACTCTCCTATCGTAATTTTGTTGGTCGGGTGATCTACACCTACAAGTACTGGTCCTCCATCCCCGCCGTCTATGATTTGCTCTTCCGTGCCATCGTTGATATCAATAGGCTCGACGAGGCACGCGCCTTGTTCCGCCACTTGGTCACTTACGGAATCATCGTGTCCTCTGATTCTTGTAATGCGTTGCTTGCTCGTCTGACGCTTGACCATTTGCAGAGTACATTTGCCGAGTTTCAGGAACTTggtcttcgatgggacagtaaGTCTCATAACATCCTAATTCACAGTCTCTGCTGCGCTGGAAAGACTCAAGAAGCTCATGAAGTCCTGCTTGGGATGAAAGGCAATGCGGATGCTTCACCTGACGTCATAACCTTTAGCACCCTCATTCAAGGATATTGTAACGAAGGGGAGCTTCCTAGGGCCATGGAGTTGTTCGAAGAAATGAGCAACAAGGGCTTAGCTGCCAATGCCTTTACATATAACAGTATAATCACTCTCTTATGCAAGGATGGTAAGTTAGTAGATGCAGAGAGGATGTTTGTGGAAATGTTGCACCGTGGCGTAGCACCAGATCGTGATATATATACTACTCTGATTAATGGCTACTCCAAAAGCGGTAATCTGAATGCAGTGTATCGGCTTGTTGAAGAAATGAAGAAAAGCCAACTGGTTCCCGATGCAATGACTTATACTTCAGTGATATATGGACTCGCTAGGAGTGGAAAGATGGCAGAAGCAAATAAAATGTTGCAAGAGATGATTAACAGAGGGTGGAATCCTGATGAAGTTACTTACACTGCATTGATTGATGGCTACGGCAAGGAAGGAAAGATCAAAGATGCCTTTTATCTCCACAATGAGATGCTTCGGGCAGGTTATGTTCCAAATGTAGTCACATACACTGCATTGGCAGATGGCCTTTGTAAACACGGGGAGGTAGAGGCCGCCAATGAACTCTTGCATGAGGTGTCTGGAAAAGGACTAGAGCTCAATGAATTCACCTACAATTCATTGATATATGGCCTTTGTAAAGTTGGTAATATAGAACAGGCAGTGCAGATCATGGTGGACATGGAAGCGGCAGGACTTCGGCCAGATGCTTACCCTTATACCACTCTCATGGACGCTTATTGCAAATCAGGCAACATGGATCAGGCCCACAACCTTCTTAGAGAGATGCTGGACAGAGGTATTCAACCTACTATTGTTACTTTTAATGTTTTGATGAATGGCTTTTGTACTGCTGGGTTGTTGGAGGACGGGAGGAGACTTTTGGAATGGATGGTCAAAAAAAGTATAATGCCAAACACGACAACCTACAACTCTCTTATGAAGCAATATTCCATGGAGAAAAATATGAAGACTGTGACAGAAATCTACAAAGAAATGTGTTCTGGTGGAATAATGCCTGATGAGAACACGTACAATATTTTGATCACTGGACATTCGAAAGCTCGAAACATGAAGGAAGCTTGTTATTTCCATTGCGAAATGGTTAGCAAGGGATTCAGTCTCAGAGCTACTTCTTATAATGCATATATCAAAGGGCTTGTTAGGAAGAAAAAGTTCACGGAAGCTAGGGGATTATTCAAAGAGATGAGATCAAGAG GAATCTGA